The following proteins are encoded in a genomic region of Nicoliella spurrieriana:
- a CDS encoding helix-turn-helix domain-containing protein: MLSIFGQRLRALRRGRNLTQSQLAAALNNQFDAKPHPNTEAQLGKWELGLRSPSIPELIKLATFFNVSIDFLVGRNDDNIKDVARELISASELQFNATPLDRNDKREIFELIHAYLLGKEGRNHRHVANHKQQEELRLDFGPQPKK; the protein is encoded by the coding sequence ATGTTATCTATTTTCGGTCAACGACTGCGGGCCTTGAGGCGCGGGCGCAATTTAACCCAAAGCCAACTAGCAGCCGCATTGAATAACCAATTCGATGCCAAACCACATCCAAATACGGAAGCCCAATTGGGTAAATGGGAGTTGGGTTTAAGGTCCCCTTCAATTCCAGAATTAATCAAATTAGCCACGTTTTTCAACGTCAGCATTGATTTTCTAGTGGGCCGTAATGACGATAATATTAAGGATGTTGCTCGTGAACTAATCAGCGCTAGTGAACTGCAATTTAACGCCACTCCGCTCGATCGGAATGATAAACGGGAAATCTTCGAACTAATCCATGCCTACTTATTAGGTAAGGAGGGGCGTAATCATCGCCACGTGGCCAATCACAAACAACAAGAAGAACTAAGGTTAGACTTCGGCCCCCAGCCAAAAAAGTAG